The following proteins come from a genomic window of Corynebacterium hansenii:
- a CDS encoding 3-hydroxybutyryl-CoA dehydrogenase, producing MANEITRVGVVGAGQMGSGIIEVCAKAGSDVLVWEAKQEYLDGGKDRIEKSLDKAVSRGKLEESARDEILGRISWTTSFSDFADRQLVIEAIVENPEVKASVFAQLDEVVEDPNAILASNTSSLPIQSIAAATKRPERVMGLHFFNPVPVLPLVEHVATLSTGEVQSERAYAYASEALGKTVIKATDRSGFIVNALLVPYMLGAIRMLQDGVATKEDIDAGMVNGCAHPMGPLTLADMVGLDTIKFIADAMFDEYSDPMYAAPPLLKRMVEAGRFGRKSGIGFYDYSSK from the coding sequence ATGGCGAATGAAATCACCCGCGTCGGCGTCGTCGGCGCCGGTCAGATGGGCTCCGGCATCATCGAGGTCTGCGCGAAGGCGGGCAGCGACGTGCTGGTGTGGGAGGCCAAGCAGGAGTACCTCGACGGCGGCAAGGACCGCATCGAGAAGTCCCTGGACAAGGCCGTGTCCCGCGGCAAGCTGGAAGAATCCGCCCGCGACGAGATCCTCGGCCGCATCTCCTGGACCACCTCCTTCTCCGATTTCGCCGACCGCCAGCTGGTCATCGAGGCCATCGTGGAGAACCCCGAGGTCAAGGCCAGCGTCTTCGCCCAGCTCGACGAGGTCGTCGAGGATCCGAACGCGATTCTGGCGTCGAACACCTCCTCGCTGCCGATCCAGTCGATCGCCGCGGCCACGAAGCGCCCGGAGCGCGTCATGGGCCTGCACTTCTTCAACCCCGTGCCGGTTCTGCCGCTCGTCGAGCACGTGGCCACCCTGTCCACCGGCGAGGTGCAGTCCGAGCGCGCCTACGCCTACGCCTCCGAGGCCCTGGGCAAGACCGTCATCAAGGCGACGGACCGCTCCGGCTTCATCGTCAACGCGCTGCTCGTGCCGTACATGCTCGGCGCGATCCGCATGCTGCAGGACGGCGTCGCCACCAAGGAAGACATCGACGCCGGCATGGTCAACGGCTGCGCCCACCCGATGGGCCCGCTGACCCTGGCCGACATGGTGGGCCTGGACACCATCAAGTTCATCGCCGACGCGATGTTCGACGAGTACTCCGACCCGATGTACGCCGCCCCGCCGCTGCTCAAGCGCATGGTGGAGGCCGGCCGATTCGGCCGCAAGTCCGGCATCGGCTTCTACGACTACTCCTCGAAGTAG
- a CDS encoding putative quinol monooxygenase, which translates to MIFIVVKFPVKPEYADEWMTHVADFTSATRAEAGNKWFEWSRSVEDPNEYVLVEAFEDDAAEAHVTSDHFKAALETMQPLLTETPCIVSQTIEGMDGWDRMGELEVN; encoded by the coding sequence ATGATTTTCATCGTCGTCAAGTTCCCCGTGAAGCCCGAGTACGCCGACGAGTGGATGACCCACGTCGCCGATTTCACGTCCGCCACCCGCGCGGAGGCCGGTAACAAGTGGTTCGAGTGGTCCCGCTCGGTCGAGGACCCCAACGAGTACGTCCTGGTCGAGGCCTTCGAGGACGACGCCGCCGAGGCGCACGTCACCTCCGACCACTTCAAGGCGGCGCTGGAGACCATGCAGCCGCTGCTCACCGAGACCCCGTGCATCGTCTCGCAGACGATCGAGGGCATGGACGGCTGGGACCGCATGGGCGAGCTGGAGGTCAATTGA
- a CDS encoding alpha/beta hydrolase, which translates to MRTITATEPLLADGVPFDVRARVAAGMIARLPDTARFAQIKRHARDSEGLRPVLVGPGHRYAAMDLIGRKADATVVFVPGARAFISDIDRYSENIFSVRRSLRRDAGPGVRTIVWAGHDVPGTSFMWTHDGMRVCTGGVALADFVAAIRAEEGEGHRIIVDGFSLGASIAAMAAMVLHARGEAPVDALIMGGCPGVPYDDVAQLGMPVERVFAHRSANDVCGCGVLGHDPHVDELSSCLHIPIHGIRHVPPRAIPGTPFDRYVDFLCALIADGEAGGFVAKHRKRSRVELGGVGFRQLRRSRTRNLALYRPFLDAVPAPVPEPAEPLAKVRRARMLAS; encoded by the coding sequence GTGCGCACGATCACCGCGACCGAACCCCTGCTTGCCGACGGCGTACCGTTCGACGTCCGGGCTCGCGTAGCCGCGGGCATGATCGCGCGGTTGCCGGACACGGCGCGGTTCGCCCAGATCAAGCGGCACGCGCGTGATTCCGAGGGCCTGCGGCCGGTCCTGGTGGGGCCGGGGCACCGATATGCGGCGATGGACCTGATTGGCCGGAAGGCCGATGCCACGGTCGTGTTCGTGCCGGGGGCGCGGGCGTTCATCTCGGACATCGACCGCTATTCGGAGAACATCTTTTCCGTGCGCCGCTCACTGCGCCGCGACGCCGGGCCGGGTGTCCGCACCATCGTGTGGGCGGGCCATGACGTGCCGGGGACGTCGTTCATGTGGACCCACGACGGCATGCGGGTGTGCACCGGCGGCGTGGCGCTGGCCGATTTCGTCGCCGCCATCCGGGCCGAGGAGGGCGAGGGGCACCGCATCATCGTCGACGGGTTCAGCCTGGGGGCGTCGATCGCCGCGATGGCGGCGATGGTGCTCCACGCGCGCGGCGAGGCGCCCGTCGATGCGTTGATCATGGGCGGGTGCCCGGGGGTGCCCTACGACGACGTCGCCCAGCTGGGCATGCCCGTCGAGCGGGTCTTCGCCCACCGCAGCGCCAACGACGTGTGCGGGTGCGGGGTGCTGGGCCACGATCCGCACGTCGACGAGCTGTCCTCCTGCCTGCACATCCCGATCCACGGAATCCGGCACGTCCCGCCGCGCGCGATCCCGGGCACGCCCTTCGACCGCTACGTCGATTTCCTCTGCGCGTTGATCGCCGACGGCGAAGCCGGCGGGTTCGTGGCCAAGCACCGCAAGCGCAGCCGCGTGGAACTCGGCGGAGTCGGATTCCGGCAGCTCAGGCGCTCGCGGACCCGGAATCTGGCGTTGTACCGGCCCTTCCTCGACGCGGTGCCGGCGCCCGTTCCGGAGCCCGCCGAACCCCTCGCGAAGGTGCGCCGCGCGCGTATGCTGGCCTCATGA
- a CDS encoding BCCT family transporter, whose translation MNPQDSIPEKQSTGTADGSTGADADEKPRSITEVGADGKKRTRFRWLKTDPLIFFASVGFILVFVAFTVFMGDTARQAYSTASTWVTGNLGWLFIGGVSAALIFLIGVFVSRYGNLKLGDDDEDPEFTVAEWFGMLFAGGTGSMLMFWGVAEPMNHAINSPRNFEPMSIEARQEAMAFTTYHLGIHMWVIMALPGLALGYFIYKRKLPPRVSSIFAPLLGEKIYAWPGKLIDAVAIIGTVFGIAVSVGMGAMQINSGASRVLGLAENSMVQLLLIAAIIIVASISVARGLDKGIKLLSNINIWMAVALMVFVLLMGPTLTLLKQVVDTVGIYAGELPRIMFWTDSYNLNPEWSQGTWTVFYWAWTICWSPFVGMFVARISRGRTVRQFIAGVIALPTIFVIIWFSIFGRAGFELEAADPGVLSEPVVKGGDPSPALFILLEQYPLATAMSVIALLVIMIFFVTSIDSAAMVTDMMSTGEENKAPTSYRILWGVMIGAVAGAMLVISGESGILALQEVVILIGVPFFFMHFVMMWSLIKGMSDDHMAVRRPRTRSWEKTDTPEKLAAHEAAPAPGYDEEGNELPPIEYSYDEDGTLVISGDVRVDGEFIDDDREGDASSGASATMPADDRGTPPSGTNEGPRK comes from the coding sequence ATGAATCCCCAGGATTCGATTCCCGAAAAGCAATCTACCGGCACCGCGGACGGCTCCACGGGCGCGGACGCCGACGAGAAACCGCGGTCCATCACGGAAGTCGGCGCAGACGGGAAGAAGAGGACCCGATTCCGCTGGCTGAAGACCGACCCCCTCATTTTCTTCGCCTCGGTCGGTTTCATCCTGGTTTTCGTCGCATTCACGGTCTTCATGGGCGACACCGCCCGCCAGGCGTACTCCACCGCCTCGACCTGGGTGACCGGCAACCTCGGCTGGCTGTTCATCGGAGGCGTGTCCGCGGCCCTGATCTTCCTGATCGGCGTCTTCGTGTCGAGGTACGGCAACCTCAAGCTCGGCGATGACGACGAGGACCCCGAGTTCACCGTCGCCGAGTGGTTCGGCATGCTCTTCGCCGGCGGCACCGGCTCGATGCTGATGTTCTGGGGCGTCGCCGAGCCCATGAACCACGCCATCAATTCGCCCCGCAACTTCGAGCCGATGAGCATCGAGGCGCGCCAGGAGGCGATGGCCTTCACCACCTACCACCTGGGCATCCACATGTGGGTGATCATGGCGCTGCCGGGGCTGGCGCTGGGGTACTTCATCTACAAGCGCAAGCTGCCGCCGCGCGTGTCGTCGATTTTCGCGCCGCTGCTGGGCGAGAAGATCTACGCCTGGCCGGGCAAGCTCATCGACGCGGTGGCGATCATCGGCACCGTCTTCGGCATCGCGGTGTCGGTGGGCATGGGCGCCATGCAGATCAACTCCGGCGCCTCCCGCGTCCTGGGCCTGGCGGAGAATTCGATGGTCCAGCTGCTGCTCATCGCGGCGATCATCATCGTCGCGTCGATTTCCGTGGCGCGCGGCCTGGACAAGGGCATCAAGCTGCTGTCCAACATCAACATCTGGATGGCCGTGGCGCTGATGGTCTTCGTGCTGCTGATGGGCCCGACGCTGACGCTGCTCAAGCAGGTCGTGGACACCGTCGGCATCTACGCCGGCGAGCTGCCGCGCATCATGTTCTGGACCGACTCCTACAACCTCAACCCGGAGTGGTCGCAGGGCACGTGGACGGTGTTCTACTGGGCGTGGACCATCTGCTGGTCGCCGTTCGTGGGCATGTTCGTCGCCCGCATCTCCCGCGGCCGGACGGTGCGCCAGTTCATCGCGGGCGTCATCGCGTTGCCGACGATCTTCGTCATCATCTGGTTCTCGATCTTCGGGCGCGCCGGCTTCGAGCTGGAGGCCGCCGACCCGGGTGTCCTGTCGGAGCCCGTGGTGAAGGGCGGCGACCCGTCGCCCGCCCTGTTCATCCTGCTGGAGCAGTACCCGCTGGCCACCGCGATGAGCGTGATCGCGCTGCTGGTGATCATGATCTTCTTCGTCACGTCCATCGACTCCGCGGCGATGGTCACCGACATGATGTCGACCGGCGAGGAGAACAAGGCGCCCACGTCCTACCGGATCCTGTGGGGCGTGATGATCGGCGCGGTCGCCGGCGCCATGCTGGTGATCTCCGGCGAGTCGGGCATCCTCGCGCTGCAGGAGGTGGTGATCCTCATCGGCGTGCCGTTCTTCTTCATGCACTTCGTGATGATGTGGTCGCTGATCAAGGGCATGAGCGACGACCACATGGCCGTGCGCCGGCCGCGGACCCGCTCGTGGGAGAAGACCGATACGCCCGAGAAGCTCGCCGCCCACGAGGCCGCCCCGGCGCCGGGGTACGACGAGGAAGGCAACGAGCTGCCGCCGATCGAGTACTCCTACGACGAGGACGGGACGCTGGTCATCTCCGGTGACGTCCGCGTCGACGGCGAGTTCATCGACGACGACCGCGAGGGCGATGCATCGTCGGGAGCGTCCGCCACGATGCCCGCCGATGACCGCGGCACGCCGCCGTCGGGGACGAATGAGGGCCCCCGGAAGTAG
- a CDS encoding YoaK family protein translates to MEGYRPGERALAVYLSSITGFIDALGFLYLGGFFLSFMSGNTTRLTAAFAEGAWDVAGKAAGVMALFLVGVMIGALISRLGHRHLPPTRPREAVLLFTCLTATIASIWVVTGSELPAVLSLSFTVGAMNSIFERDGEVSISLTYMTGTLVKMSQRFVGAFFGGSHRDWINYFLLWASLALGAVFGGWCFTTVGLKAVWVVTAMIVAGTAVALANRERRRKAGLHV, encoded by the coding sequence GTGGAGGGTTACCGCCCGGGCGAGCGCGCGCTCGCCGTGTACCTGTCATCCATCACGGGGTTCATCGACGCCCTGGGGTTCCTGTACCTCGGCGGCTTCTTCCTGTCCTTCATGTCGGGCAACACCACGCGCCTGACCGCCGCGTTCGCCGAGGGCGCCTGGGACGTCGCCGGCAAGGCCGCCGGCGTGATGGCGCTCTTCCTGGTCGGGGTGATGATCGGCGCGCTGATCAGCCGCCTCGGCCACCGCCACCTGCCGCCGACGCGGCCGCGCGAAGCGGTGCTGCTGTTCACGTGCCTCACCGCCACCATCGCCTCGATCTGGGTGGTCACGGGTTCGGAGCTGCCGGCGGTGCTCAGCCTGTCCTTCACCGTCGGCGCGATGAACAGCATCTTCGAGCGCGACGGCGAAGTCTCCATCTCGCTGACCTACATGACCGGCACCCTGGTGAAGATGTCCCAGCGCTTCGTCGGCGCCTTCTTCGGCGGATCCCACCGCGACTGGATCAACTACTTCCTGCTGTGGGCGTCGCTCGCGCTCGGCGCGGTCTTCGGCGGCTGGTGCTTCACGACGGTCGGCCTCAAGGCGGTGTGGGTGGTCACCGCGATGATCGTCGCGGGCACCGCCGTGGCGCTGGCCAATCGGGAACGCCGCCGGAAAGCCGGCCTGCACGTGTGA
- a CDS encoding gamma carbonic anhydrase family protein — MDANPINLAPLIFPCNGKTPRIHRSAWIAPGAVIIGDVEIGPDSSVFYGSVLRADVNSITIGARTNIQDNSTIHVDSDAETVLGDDVTVGHMALIHGTRVGDGTLVGMKSALLSHSVIGEGCLIAAGAVVLENQEIPARSLAAGVPAKVRRELDDETVRGFVHHAAKYVDTARMHDGISPVPLSDVLFD, encoded by the coding sequence ATGGACGCGAACCCAATCAATCTGGCCCCGCTGATCTTCCCCTGCAACGGAAAGACTCCCCGCATCCACCGGTCGGCGTGGATCGCCCCCGGCGCGGTGATCATCGGCGACGTGGAGATCGGCCCCGACTCCTCGGTGTTCTACGGGTCCGTGCTGCGCGCCGACGTCAACTCCATCACCATCGGCGCGCGGACGAACATCCAGGACAACTCCACCATCCACGTCGACTCCGACGCCGAAACCGTGCTCGGCGACGACGTCACCGTCGGCCACATGGCGCTGATCCACGGAACCCGGGTCGGCGACGGCACCCTGGTGGGCATGAAGTCGGCGCTGCTGTCGCACTCCGTCATCGGCGAGGGCTGCCTCATCGCCGCCGGCGCCGTGGTCCTGGAGAACCAGGAGATCCCCGCGCGTTCCCTGGCCGCCGGCGTGCCCGCGAAGGTGCGCCGCGAGCTCGACGACGAGACCGTGCGGGGCTTCGTCCACCACGCCGCAAAGTACGTGGACACCGCGCGCATGCACGACGGCATCTCGCCCGTCCCGCTGTCGGACGTGCTGTTCGACTAG
- a CDS encoding DUF2752 domain-containing protein produces the protein MSERAASWLATTPAGPLLVAGGAACGCAVLAVADPTAPGGPIPVCPTKALLGVTCPVCGTTRMLYSLSHFDLTGAIRYNAVALVAVVMLAWLWVVWLGRTVGKRLPTWTTWRWLPRVVVGVLVAWTVIRLLPFAPFTALHV, from the coding sequence GTGAGCGAGCGGGCCGCGTCCTGGCTGGCCACCACGCCCGCCGGGCCGCTGCTCGTGGCCGGTGGCGCGGCCTGCGGGTGCGCGGTACTGGCCGTCGCCGACCCCACGGCCCCGGGTGGTCCGATTCCGGTGTGCCCGACGAAGGCCCTGTTGGGGGTCACCTGCCCCGTCTGCGGCACGACGCGGATGCTGTACTCGCTGTCCCACTTCGACCTCACCGGTGCGATCCGCTACAACGCCGTCGCCCTGGTGGCGGTGGTCATGCTCGCGTGGCTCTGGGTGGTCTGGTTGGGCCGGACCGTCGGCAAGCGCCTGCCCACGTGGACGACGTGGCGGTGGCTGCCGCGCGTCGTCGTCGGGGTGCTGGTGGCGTGGACGGTCATCCGCCTGCTGCCCTTCGCGCCCTTCACCGCCCTGCACGTGTAG
- a CDS encoding isochorismatase family protein, protein MNEQENQPGRRPERLDLQPGRQPDPAGDPAASPQADPSQIPNDPSQMTSRRPSFADTYRSVRTANEEQAVEDPEERPTTAFVVVDAQNDFSEGGSLAVDGAIAAYRATYMHLAGRAGKYAVLVTTRDNHIDPGDHWSENPDYADTWPRHCAAGEPGSELHPEMVRALDYFAATNPQAVRIDVTKGEFEAAYSGFEGKTEAGVLLADALRAADVTHLEVVGVATDHCVRATVLDALREGFEVTVHANQIAAVDADRGAKALREMADAGAEIVSAK, encoded by the coding sequence ATGAACGAGCAGGAGAACCAGCCCGGACGCCGCCCGGAGCGGCTCGATCTGCAGCCCGGCCGGCAGCCCGACCCGGCGGGCGATCCCGCGGCGTCCCCGCAGGCCGACCCGTCGCAGATCCCGAATGATCCGTCGCAGATGACCTCGCGCCGGCCGTCGTTCGCCGACACCTACCGATCCGTGCGGACGGCCAACGAGGAGCAGGCGGTCGAGGACCCGGAAGAGCGCCCCACCACGGCGTTCGTGGTCGTCGACGCGCAAAACGACTTTTCCGAGGGCGGCTCGCTGGCCGTCGACGGCGCCATCGCCGCCTACCGCGCCACGTACATGCACCTGGCCGGCCGCGCCGGGAAGTACGCCGTGCTGGTGACCACCCGCGACAACCACATCGACCCGGGCGACCACTGGTCCGAGAACCCCGATTACGCGGACACGTGGCCCCGGCACTGCGCGGCGGGGGAGCCCGGCTCGGAACTCCACCCCGAGATGGTCCGCGCCCTGGATTACTTCGCCGCGACCAACCCGCAGGCGGTGCGCATCGACGTCACCAAGGGCGAGTTCGAGGCCGCCTACTCCGGCTTCGAGGGCAAGACGGAGGCCGGGGTCCTGCTCGCCGACGCCCTGCGCGCCGCCGACGTGACGCACCTCGAGGTCGTCGGCGTGGCCACCGACCACTGCGTGCGGGCCACGGTGCTCGACGCGCTGCGCGAAGGGTTCGAGGTCACCGTGCACGCCAACCAGATCGCCGCCGTCGACGCGGATCGCGGGGCGAAGGCCCTGCGGGAGATGGCGGACGCCGGGGCCGAGATCGTCTCGGCGAAATGA
- a CDS encoding DUF4442 domain-containing protein, with protein sequence MRMTPRRLTRFMWMWPPFLGAGVRVAEADDDGTRVVVKHRLRPWNANAVGTVFGGTLQSMTDPFFMILAMHQLGRGYRVWDTEASIEFIKPGRGAVTAEIRMPAEVIEEIRAETAGGDKHLRWFECDIVDEDGDVVAKVRKRLYFRKAKPKA encoded by the coding sequence ATGCGAATGACCCCCCGACGACTCACCAGGTTCATGTGGATGTGGCCGCCGTTCCTCGGCGCCGGCGTGCGCGTGGCGGAGGCCGACGACGATGGCACGCGGGTCGTCGTCAAGCACCGCCTGCGCCCGTGGAACGCCAACGCCGTCGGGACCGTCTTCGGCGGCACACTGCAGTCGATGACGGACCCGTTCTTCATGATCCTCGCGATGCACCAGCTCGGCCGCGGTTACCGCGTGTGGGACACCGAGGCGTCGATCGAGTTCATCAAGCCGGGCCGGGGCGCGGTCACCGCGGAGATCAGGATGCCGGCCGAGGTCATCGAGGAAATCCGCGCCGAAACGGCCGGCGGCGACAAGCACCTGCGCTGGTTCGAATGCGACATCGTCGACGAGGACGGCGACGTGGTGGCGAAGGTCCGCAAGCGCCTGTATTTCCGCAAGGCGAAGCCGAAGGCCTGA
- a CDS encoding YchJ family protein → MKGGALFTRIRLDDAAPCPCGGAARGQGAEPPRYGDCCAPLHRRERLPENAAELMAARYSAYAAHEADFIWMTWHPRRRPDAVTFDPDVEWLGLEIIDVVDGAEGDREGIVEFRARYRDADGRGELWERSTFMLRSRRWMYVDGEFK, encoded by the coding sequence ATGAAGGGTGGGGCGCTTTTCACCCGCATCCGGCTTGACGACGCCGCTCCGTGCCCGTGCGGCGGCGCGGCTCGCGGGCAAGGGGCGGAACCGCCGCGCTACGGGGACTGCTGCGCGCCCCTGCATCGGCGCGAACGTCTGCCGGAGAACGCGGCGGAGCTGATGGCCGCGCGCTACAGCGCCTACGCGGCGCATGAGGCGGACTTCATCTGGATGACGTGGCACCCGCGCCGCCGCCCGGATGCGGTCACCTTCGACCCGGACGTGGAATGGCTGGGCCTGGAGATCATCGACGTCGTCGACGGCGCCGAGGGCGACCGCGAGGGGATCGTCGAGTTCCGGGCCCGCTACCGTGACGCGGACGGCCGCGGGGAACTGTGGGAACGGTCGACGTTCATGCTGCGCTCGCGGCGCTGGATGTACGTCGACGGCGAGTTCAAGTAG
- the zupT gene encoding zinc transporter ZupT, whose protein sequence is MDNLWFAFGLTMAAGLSTGIGGLISVRRRNPGPRFMAGALGFSAGVMLYVSMMEILPKGVDQLTEAWGKVNGNWAAVGAFFAGIALIAIIDRLVPEPINPHEPGTIDDPEVSAQRRRMMKMGTMTALAIGIHNFPEGFATFISAMEDPQLAIPVAVAIAIHNIPEGIAVAVPIHQATGSRRKALSWTFLSGLAEPAGALVGFLVLMPFLGPVTMGVAFGMVAGVMVFISLDELLPAAEATGRHHTSVYGLIAGMATMAVSLLLFL, encoded by the coding sequence GTGGATAACCTGTGGTTCGCCTTCGGCCTGACCATGGCCGCGGGCCTGTCGACCGGCATCGGCGGCTTGATCTCCGTTCGCCGCCGCAATCCTGGCCCCCGGTTCATGGCCGGGGCGCTCGGCTTTTCCGCGGGCGTCATGCTCTACGTCTCCATGATGGAGATCCTGCCCAAGGGCGTCGATCAGCTCACCGAGGCGTGGGGCAAGGTCAACGGGAACTGGGCGGCGGTCGGGGCCTTTTTCGCCGGCATCGCGCTGATCGCGATCATCGACCGCCTGGTCCCGGAGCCGATCAACCCGCATGAGCCGGGCACCATCGACGACCCGGAGGTCTCCGCGCAGCGCCGCCGGATGATGAAGATGGGCACGATGACGGCCCTGGCCATCGGCATCCACAATTTCCCGGAGGGCTTCGCCACCTTCATCTCCGCGATGGAAGACCCGCAGCTGGCCATCCCGGTGGCCGTGGCCATCGCGATCCACAACATCCCGGAGGGCATCGCCGTCGCCGTGCCCATCCACCAGGCCACGGGAAGCCGTCGCAAAGCCCTGAGCTGGACGTTCCTGTCCGGCCTGGCCGAGCCCGCGGGCGCGCTGGTCGGGTTCCTGGTGCTCATGCCTTTCCTCGGCCCGGTCACCATGGGCGTCGCGTTCGGGATGGTCGCGGGCGTCATGGTCTTCATCTCGCTCGATGAGCTGCTGCCCGCGGCGGAGGCGACGGGCCGCCACCACACGTCGGTCTACGGCCTCATCGCGGGCATGGCCACCATGGCCGTGAGCCTGCTGCTTTTCCTGTGA
- a CDS encoding GuaB1 family IMP dehydrogenase-related protein, which yields MRFLDDAKPPYELTYDDVFMVPSRSAVGSRMSVDLSTSDGTGTTIPLVVANMTAVSGRRMAETIARRGGMAILPQDVPADIAAETIRKVKSAHLIFETPITVKPHHTVGYARNLLPKRAHGAAVVVDGDVPVGMLTEKDMRGSDNFAQVGTLMSGNLLTLPDDVEPEDAFERLVAASRKLAPVVGADGKLVGILTRRGALRATVYRPAVDGEGRLRVGAAVGINGDVEGRVRALVAAGADTLVIDTAHGHQESMISVLRRVRALEPGVPIVAGNVVTADGVRDLVEAGADIIKVGVGPGAMCTTRMQTGVGRPQFSAVLECAAAAKELGAHVWADGGVRHPRDVALALAAGASNVMVGSWFAGTHESPGDLKTDADGQLYKDSYGMASHRAVESRNAGVGAFERARRAMFEEGISSARIRLEPDRGGVEDLVDGIVSGVRSSFTYAGAADIPSFAERAVVGVQSAAGFAEGEPRPGVR from the coding sequence ATGCGATTCCTCGATGACGCGAAGCCCCCGTACGAGCTCACCTACGACGACGTGTTCATGGTCCCGTCGCGGTCTGCCGTGGGTTCGCGCATGTCCGTCGACCTGTCCACCTCCGACGGCACCGGGACGACGATCCCGCTGGTCGTGGCGAACATGACCGCGGTGTCCGGTCGCCGCATGGCCGAGACCATCGCCCGCCGCGGCGGCATGGCGATCCTGCCGCAGGACGTGCCGGCCGACATCGCCGCGGAGACGATCCGGAAGGTGAAGTCGGCGCACCTGATCTTCGAGACGCCCATCACCGTCAAGCCGCACCACACCGTCGGCTACGCCCGGAACCTGCTGCCCAAGCGCGCGCACGGGGCGGCGGTCGTCGTCGACGGCGACGTGCCGGTGGGCATGCTCACCGAGAAGGACATGCGCGGTTCCGACAACTTCGCGCAGGTGGGCACGCTGATGAGCGGGAATCTGCTCACGCTGCCCGACGACGTCGAACCGGAGGATGCGTTCGAGCGGCTGGTGGCGGCCAGCCGCAAGCTCGCGCCGGTCGTCGGCGCGGACGGAAAGCTGGTGGGCATCCTCACCCGGCGCGGCGCCCTGCGCGCCACCGTGTACCGGCCGGCCGTCGACGGAGAGGGGCGGCTGCGGGTGGGCGCCGCCGTGGGCATCAACGGCGACGTCGAAGGCCGCGTCCGGGCCCTGGTCGCCGCCGGCGCCGACACCCTGGTCATCGACACCGCGCACGGCCACCAGGAATCGATGATTTCGGTCCTGCGGCGCGTGCGGGCGCTGGAGCCGGGAGTGCCCATCGTCGCCGGCAACGTGGTCACGGCCGACGGCGTGCGCGATCTGGTGGAGGCCGGCGCGGACATCATCAAGGTCGGCGTCGGCCCCGGCGCGATGTGCACCACCCGCATGCAGACCGGCGTCGGCCGCCCGCAGTTCTCGGCGGTGCTCGAATGCGCCGCGGCGGCGAAGGAGCTCGGCGCACACGTGTGGGCCGACGGCGGCGTCCGCCATCCCCGCGACGTCGCGCTCGCGCTGGCCGCCGGCGCGTCGAACGTCATGGTCGGGTCCTGGTTCGCCGGCACCCACGAATCCCCGGGCGACCTGAAGACCGACGCCGACGGGCAGCTGTACAAGGACTCCTACGGCATGGCGTCGCACCGGGCGGTGGAAAGCCGCAACGCCGGCGTCGGCGCGTTCGAGCGGGCGCGCCGGGCGATGTTCGAGGAGGGCATCTCCTCGGCCCGCATCCGTCTGGAGCCGGACCGCGGGGGAGTGGAGGACCTCGTCGACGGGATCGTCTCGGGCGTGCGGTCGTCGTTCACCTACGCCGGCGCCGCCGACATCCCCTCCTTCGCCGAGCGCGCCGTCGTCGGCGTCCAGTCCGCGGCGGGCTTCGCTGAGGGCGAGCCGCGACCAGGGGTGCGCTGA